The Blautia luti nucleotide sequence CCTTGGCGCCAAGCAGTCCGATCCATGCCATATCCGTAATGTTATAGGCGGTTCCCAGCATGGAAGAGATCATAATAGGCAGAGCAAGCTCTGCCAGATTTTTCAGGATCGGCCCGGAGGTCAGATCCACATTTTTTGATTTGTTCATTTGTACTTTACCTGTGATTATAGTTATAATACCTTAGTAGTCCACTTGCTGCAGTCCCATACCTGGGACACTACATCCTGGTAGAATTCCGGTTCGTGGCAGATCAGCAGGATACTTCCTTTATATTCGATCAGTGCCTGCTTTAATGCTTCTTTAGCGTCCACATCCAGATGGTTGGTGGGCTCGTCCAGGAGCAGGATGTTTGTTTCTTTATTTACCAGTTTGCACAGGCGGACCTTCGCCTGTTCACCACCACTTAAAACACGGACCTGGCTTTCGATATGTTTGGTAGTCAGTCCACATTTGGCCAGGGCTGAACGTACTTCATACTGGGTGTAAGAAGGGAATTCTGCCCAGATCTCCTCAATACAGGTGGTTTTATTGTCACCTTTTACTTCCTGCTCGAAGTATCCGATCTGCAGATTGTCTCCCAGTTCACGGGAACCTTTCAGGGCAGGTGTCAGTCCCAGGATACTTTTTAAAAGAGTGGTCTTTCCGATTCCATTGGCACCTACCAGTGCAATCTTGTTTCCGCGTTCCATGGTAAGAGAAAGTGGTTTGGAAAGAGGTTCGGTATATCCGATGACCAGATCCTTTGTCTCGAAGATCAGCTTGCCTGGGGTTCTGCCGTATTTGAAATGAAACTCCGGCTTTGGTTTATCGGCGGCAAGTTCGATCACATCCATCTTATCCAGTTTCTTCTGTCTGGACATTGCCATATTTCTGGTGGAAACTCTTGCTTTATTTCTGGCTACGAAATCTTTTAGCTCACTGATTTCCTGCTGCTGGCGGCGGTAAGCAGCTTCCAGCTGAGCTTTTTTTACCTCATAGACTTCCTGGAAGTGGTCATAATCGCCTACATAACGGTTCAGCTCCTGATTTTCCATATGATAGATCAGATTGATGACAGAATTCAGGAACGGAATATCATGGGAGATGAGGATAAATGCATTTTCATAGTCCTGAAGATAGCGCTTCAGCCATTCAATATGTTCTTCGTCCAGATAGTTGGTCGGCTCGTCCAGAAGGAGGATATCAGGCTTTTCCAGAAGCAGTTTGCCAAGTAACACTTTGGTTCTTTGCCCACCGCTTAATTCTGTGACATCCCGTTCCAGCCCGATATCCAGCAGTCCCAGAGCTCTGGCAACTTCCTCCACTTTCGCGTCGATCACGTAGAAATCATGCATGGTAAGGGTATCCTGAATGGTTCCCAGTTCTTCCATCAGAGCATCCATTTCCTCAGGTGAAGCAGTTCCCAGGGAATCGCAGATGGAATTCATTCGTTCTTCCATTTCGAACAGCCAGGAAAAAGCGGATTTCAGTACATCCCGGATGGTCATGCCCTGGGAGAGGACAGAATGCTGGTCCAGGTAACCGATGCGGATATTTTTGGCCCATTCGATCTTGCCTTCATCCGGCATCAGTTTGCCTGTGACAATATTGAAAAATGTGGACTTGCCTTCGCCGTTGGCACCTACCAGTCCGATATGTTCGCCCTTTAAAAGGCGGAAAGATACATCATTAAAAATGGCACGGTCGCCAAATCCATGTGTCAGGTGTTCTACATTTAAAATGCTCATAAATAGTCTCCTCAGATCATTGATTTTATACTTCTGTGACGTTTTTGATGGAGGGTTCTGCCATCAGAGAATAGTTGGTGTAATAGACTACGAATCCGGGCTTGGAACCTGCAGGTTTCTTTACATGTTTTTTCTGGATATAATCGATCTCCACTTTAGGGGCAGTACGGCCTTTGGAATAATAAGCCGCAAGTCCGCCTGCAATCTCGAAGATATGGTCAGGGAGCTCCCCGTCTTTGGATTTCACAACTACATGGGAACCTGCCATTTTTTTTGCGTGGAACCACCAGTCATTGCCAGTGGCGAATTTGAAGGTCAGCTCATCATTCTGGAAGTTATTTTTGCCCACATAGATGTCGTAACCGTCATCAGTGACGTAATGGAAAGGCTTGGATTTCGCCTGCATCTTCTGGCCTTTTTTGCGGTCGTAATGTTTCTTGATGTATCCATACTCCATAAGTTCTTCTTTGATCTGCGCCAGATCACTTTCAGCCAGGGCGATATCCAGGGCATTTGACACAGATTCCAGATGCTCGATCTCACTGCGTGTATCTGCAATCTGTTCCGTGAGCGCTTCCTCCGTACGTTTCAGTTTGCCGTATTTGTCAAAATATTTCTTGGAATTCTCTGCCGGGGTCATGGTCGGATCCAGAGGAATGGTGATTTCCTCATTGGTATAATAATTCAGGGCTTTAAAAGATGTGCAGCCTTCCTCCAGACCATATCCGTAGGTGTTGATCAGCTCGCCGTAAACCTTGTATTTGTCTTTTTTGGCAGTATCTTTCATCTGCTTTTCCTGGAGATTGAGCTTTTTGCGGTTTCGTTCCAGGGCAGTCTGCACGATCCTTCTTAAGTCGGAAGATTTCTGATGGATACGTGTCAGAGTATTTTTCGTTGCATAATAGGTCTCAAGCATTGCGGAAACGCTGTCAAATTTCACAGAGTGATATTCAGGTCCGTACTGCTGGAAAGGAAGGACTCCGTATTCCACAGGTTCTTCCCCGCGGTAAATAATATTGGGTGTGAAATCCCGTTCTTTCACCTGATCCATCAGACGGCAGAACGTATGATAGAGATGGATCTGCGCTGTTTCATCCAGAGACTGGGCTGCATCACTGCCGTCGATGGAAGCGCGGAAACAAACTTCCTCAGCTACAACAGGACTGATACCGGTGAGAGAGGAGTACAGGGCTTTGGAAATATTGCAGGGTTTCCTGCATACGGTATTGATAAAATCCTCATCACTGACAGTCAGAGGATCCAGTTTGTCCTGGGTCTGCGGAATGAAATATTCCCTTCCGGGCAGAACTTCACGGACTGAACTCATATGGGAAGAAACATGCTTGATACTGTCCAGGATCATTCCCTTGTCATCGCAGAAAATAATATTGCTGTGTTTTCCCATCAGTTCCATGATCAGAACTTTCTTGCAGGGATCTCCAAGCTCATTGAGATGTTCCAGCTCGAACTCCACAACTCTTTCAAGTCCTGGCTGTCGGATATCTGCGATCCGGGCACTGCCGATATGTTTACGCAGCAGCATACAAAAATTCGGAGCAGTCAGAGGACTTACTTTATTTTTCTCTGTAAAATAGATCAAAGGCAAAGAAGCGCTGGCACTAAGTAAAAGCCGGCACTGCCCCAGGGCTCCCTTCCCGGTAATCAGAAGTTCATCTGCCTCAGGCTGGGCAATCTTATTAAACCGTCCGCCATCCAAAAATTTATGCAGCTCATCTACCATAGCTGCGATCGTAACACCATCAAAAGCCATAACACACACTCCTAACTTAATCTATCTATAAAAAACATTCTGTTTGCGTCTGCTTCTCATGAATGTGAGTATACCATACAATTCCCTTCCATATCAATGAAAAAATATTTGACGTCCTTTCAATAATGAACTATAATAAATCCGTATGTAAATTTCAAAGTAAAAACGAATCAAACGTGTAATCAAAAATTCAAAGACCCACAAAGAGAGAAGACAATATGATAAAAAGCATGACTGGTTTCGGCCGTGCAGAGGTCGTCACCGACGAAAGAAAGATCACGATCGAACTGAAATCTGTCAACCACAGATATTTAGATCTCAGCATCAAAATGCCCAAGAAACTCAGCTTCCTGGAAGGTGCCATCCGAAACCTGATGAAAACCTATATCCAGCGAGGTAAAGTAGATGTATACATTACCTGCGAAGACTACACCATGAATAATGGGGCACTCAAATATAATAAAGAGCTTGCAGGAGAATACCTCACATATCTCAGACAGATCCAGCAGGATTTCGGTCTGGACTTCGATATTAAAGTAAGCACCCTGTCCAGATATCCGGAAGTTTTTGTGATGGAAGAACAGTCTGTAGATGAAGAAGCTCTCTGGAATTATCTGGAGCCGCCTCTTCGGGAAGCATGTGAGAAATTCGTACAGACCCGTATACAGGAAGGCAGAAATCTGGAGAAAGATCTGGCAGAGAAGCTGGATGGTCTGGAAGAGAAAGTTCTGAAAGTAGAAGAACGGGCTCCGGAAGTAGTAAGTGCATACAGGGCCAAGCTGGAAGCCAAGGTAGCAGAACTTCTGGAAGACACTCAGATTGATGAGAACAGGATCGCATCCGAAGTGATCCTTTATTCCGATAAGATCTGCAATGATGAAGAAACCGTCCGTCTCCACAGCCATATCAAAAATATGAAGAAAATGATCACTACAGAGAAAGACGGCGTAGGACGAAAGCTTGACTTCATGGCGCAGGAAATGAACCGTGAAGCAAACACCATCCTGTCTAAGTCCAATGATCTGGAGACCTCTGATATAGCCATTGATTTAAAGACAGAGATCGAGAAGATCAGGGAACAGATCCAGAACGTAGAATAGAGGAATAAGAAGTGGCGAAGCTCATCAATATTGGTTTTGGAAATGTAGTAAATTCACAGAAGATCGTGGCTGTGGTCAGTCCCGACGCAGCACCTGTCAAACGTATGGTGCAGAGCGTGAAGGGAACCAGGTCATTGATCGACGCAACACAGGGAAGGAAAACGAAGGCTGTTATTGTTACATCGGATGATTATCTGGTGCTCAGTGCACTGCAGCCGGAAACCATTGCCCGCAGGTTTGCGGAAATATATGATTATGAGGATAGGGGAGAGATCCATGAGTAAAGGAATTTTAGTTGTGGTTTCCGGATTTTCAGGAGCAGGGAAAGGCACAGTGATGAAACGCCTTCTGGAAAAGTATGACGATTATGCATTGTCCATTTCCGTAACAACAAGGAATCCACGTCCGGGAGAAGAAGACGGCAGAGAATATTTTTTCCGTAAAAGGGAAGAATTCGAGAAGCTGATCCAGGAAGATGCACTGATCGAATATGCTCAGTACGTAGAGAACTATTACGGTACTCCGCGTTCCTATGTGGAGGAACAGCTTCAGGCAGGCAGAAATGTGATCCTGGAGATTGAGATCCAGGGTGCAATGAAAGTTAAAAAGAAGATTCCGGAAGCTCTGCTGGTATTTGTCACACCGCCTACTGTGGAAGAACTGGAAAGAAGACTGAGAGACAGAGGAACTGAGACAGCACAGGTGATCGCAGACAGACTTGCCAGGGCAGGTGAAGAAGCGAAGGGAATGGATCAGTACGATTACATTCTGGTCAATGACACTGTGGAAGAATGTGTAGATCATCTTCACCAGATCATTGTAAGTGAGCATTCCAGAGCATCACGCAACACAGAATTCATTGCGGACATCCAGCAACAGACCAGAGCATTTCAGAAATAAACAATAGCATTTCAGAAGAACAAATAAAGAAAATATTACCGCAGGAATTACCCATGCGGGCTGAAAGGAGAACATATATGATACATCCGTCTTATACAGAATTAATCGAAGCAATCAACACAAACAATGAGGACGACGATACTACGATGTCCGTAAACAGCCGTTACTCACTGGTACTTGCAACAAGCAAGCGTGCACGTCAGCTCATTGCAGGTGCGAAACCGCTGGTAGAAGGTGCAGCAGGAAAGAAACCTCTTTCCATCGCGATTGATGAACTTTATAAAGGTAAAGTAAAGATCCTTGCACCGGAAGAAGAGATCGAGGAGAAAGCTGCAGCAGTTGAAACTGCAGAAGCTCCTGCAGAGGTGACAGCAGAGGAAACTGTGGAGACAGCAGAAGACACAGCGACAGAAGAAGCATAAAAAGAAAAGCCCGGGATGTGTCTGAAAATTGCACAGATAAATTTTCAGGCACATTCTTTTGTATACAAAATATAGTCCGGGCGGATGGGAATATCCGTCTGAGCATAGGAGAATTTATGAAATTATTGTTCGTATCATTAGGCTGTGATAAGAATCTGGTAGACTCGGAAGAGATGTTGGGCCTTCTCACAGCGAACGGTTTCGAAATCGTAGATGACGAGACCCGGGCAGAGGTGATCGTGGTAAACACCTGCTGCTTCATCAATGATGCCAAAGAGGAAAGTGTCAACACGATCCTTGAGATGGCAGAATATAAAAAAGAGGGAACCTGTAAGGTTCTGATCGTCACAGGTTGCATGGCACAGCGCTATAAGAATGAGATCATCGAAGAAGTGCCGGAAGTAGATGCAGTTCTGGGAACCACTTCTTACGGAGATATCCTGAAAGCCATAAACGAGGCAATGGATGGCAAACATTTCCAGGAATTCAAAGATATTGATTATCTTCCTGAGAAACTGGGTAAACGTGTGCTGACCACCGGCGGACACTTCGGATATCTGAAGATCGCAGAAGGATGTGACAAGCACTGTACCTACTGTATCATTCCCAAACTAAGAGGAAAATTCCGCAGTGTTCCCATGGAACGTCTGGTAGCCCAGGCACAGGAGATGGCAGAAGAGGGTGTAAAGGAGCTGATCCTGGTAGCCCAGGAAACAACAGTTTACGGTACAGATATTTATGGAAAAAAGTCCCTGCATATCCTGTTAAAAGAGTTATGTAAGATCAAAGGGATCCGTTGGATCCGCGTGCTCTACTGCTATCCGGAGGAAATTTATGATGAACTGATCCAGACGATGAAAGAAGAGAAAAAGATCTGTCATTATCTGGATCTCCCAATCCAGCATGCAAGCGACAGGATCCTGAAACGTATGGGAAGAAGAACTACCCAGGCAGAATTGGTTGCCATTGTAAATAAACTCCGTCAGGAGATACCGGATATTGTACTTCGAACTACCCTGATCACAGGTTTCCCAGGAGAAACTCAGGAAGACCACGAAGAGCTGATGGGATTCGTGGATGAGATGGAATTTGACAGACTGGGAGTCTTTACCTATTCACCGGAAGAGGACACTCCGGCAGCAGATATGCCGGATCAGATTCCTGAGGAAGTGAAAGAAGAACGCAGAGATGAGATCATGGAGCTTCAGCAGGAGATTTCCTATGACAAAGGTACAGACCGTATTGGCCAGGAACTGATGGTAATGATCGAGGGCAAGGTCGCTGACGAGAGCGCTTATATTGGAAGAACCTACGGAGATGCACCGAAAGTAGACGGATACATCTTCGTTCAGACAGGAGAACTTCTGATGACAGGAGATTTCGCGAAAGTACGTGTGACCGGTGCACTGGAATATGATTTGATAGGAGAGTTGGCAGATGAATACACCGAATAAACTGACAGTTGCCAGGATGATCCTGGTACCTTTTCTGGTATTATTTATGCTTACAGGATGGGGAGGAGAAGCGAATAAATATATCTCCCTTGCCATCTTTGTAGTAGCCAGCGTCACAGACTGGTTTGACGGTAAGCTTGCCAGGAAATACAATCTTGTAACGAATTTTGGTAAATTTATGGACCCGCTGGCAGACAAACTTCTGGTCTGCTCTGCAATGATCTGTTTCATTGAGCTGGATAAACTTCCGGCATGGATCGTGATCATTATTATCGGCAGAGAATTTATCATCAGCGGATTCCGTCTGATCGCAGCGGAGAACGGCGTTGTAATCGCAGCGAATTACTGGGGTAAATTTAAAACAGCATCTCAGATGGTCATGATCATTCTTCTTCTGGCTGATCTGGGCGGCATTTTTGATACTCTTGCACAGATTTTCATCTGGATCTCACTGGCACTGACTGTGATTTCTCTGATCACCTATATCTGGCAGAACAAGAGTGTACTTTCTATGCAGGACTAAAGAATCTGATCGAAAGAACTTTACTGAAAGGAAGTAAAAAATATGATTACAGAGCTGATATCTGTGGGAACTGAGATTTTACTTGGAAATATTGTAAATACAAACAGTGCATATCTGTCTGAGAAATGTGCACAGCTGGGGCTGGGACTTTATTATCAGACTGTAGTGGGAGATAATCCGGAGAGAATGAAACAGGTCATCCGCACAGCTCTGGATCGTTCTGATGTGATCATCCTTACCGGTGGTCTGGGACCTACAGAAGATGATCTTACGAAAGAAATCACTGCTGAGGTCATGGGATTTGAGCTGGTAGAAGATCTTCATTCCAGAGAGCTGATGGAAGAATACCTGAAACAGTATGAGAAAAATAATCCGCAGCGCCGTATCACAAAGAACAATTACAAACAGGCAATGGTTCCCAAAGGATGCATCGTGCTGGATAACCATAATGGAACAGCTCCTGGGCTGATCATGGAGAAAAAAGGCAAAACCGCCATTCTCCTTCCGGGACCTCCAAATGAAATGAAACCGATGTTTGAAGAGGCGGTTTTTCCGTATCTTCGTAAGAAACAGCCGGAGATCATTTATTCCCAAATGGTGAAGATCAGTGGAATCGGAGAGAGCCAGGTGGCAGAGGAGATCCAGGATCTCATTGAAAAGCAGACCAATCCTACGATCGCACCTTATGCCAAGACCGGTGAGGTACATCTGCGTGTTACTGCGAAAGCGGAGGATGAGAAGAAATGCCGTAAGCTGATCAAGCCTGTAGTAAAGGAACTGAAGAAACGCTTCGGAAGAAATGTATTTGCCACAGAAGAGAGCAAGACCCTGGAAGAAGCGGTGGTAGATCTGCTGAAAGAAAATGAGATGACTCTTTCTCTGGCAGAATCCTGTACAGGTGGTGCGGTAGCTTCCCGTATTGTGGGAGTTTCCGGGGCATCTGAGGTTCTGATGTGCGGTTTCGTCACCTATACGAACCGTGCGAAAAGGAAATGCCTTGGGGTAAAGAAGAGCACCCTGCATACAGAAGGTGCTGTTTCTGTCAAATGTGCCAGAGAGATGGCTAAAGGCGGCTGTAAGGCTGCGAAGACAGATGTATGTCTATCTGTTACTGGTCTGGCAGGCCCAGGCGGTGGAACGGAAGAAATACCGGTAGGCACTGTGTTTATGGGATGCTGCTGTAATGGAAAGACTGTTGTGAAAGAGTTTCATTTCACAGGAAACCGTAGCAGGATCCGTGAGCAGGCTGCAGCTCAGGCGCTGACTCTGATCCGTGACTGTGTGCTGGATCAGACAGAGGAGAATAACAGATAACAATCGGAATATAAAAAGCCGGAAAACATTCAAGACAAAAGTTCCTGTCCGAATGTTTTCCGGCTTTTATGCTGCATGAAATGGTTGGTGTGAATAAAACAGGATCAGCGTATCATTTTCATCAGATTTACTACCCGATCCAGACGTTGTGCCTCTTCCGGGGATTTGCCTGCTTTCAGAACTTCAATGATGGTGGAAATCTCGCTGGGATTGAAATTCAGGCCGCTTTTCCTGCCCTGGGCAGCTGCACCCATAAGAAAAGGCAGCATATCATTGATCCCTTTTGAGCTTCCCTGTGTGGCAAGGTTCTGGAGCATATCAAGTTTGGTTTTGTCCATGCCTGCCAGCTGGGGATTGTTTCTCCAGTCTTCACTCATACG carries:
- a CDS encoding ABC-F family ATP-binding cassette domain-containing protein produces the protein MSILNVEHLTHGFGDRAIFNDVSFRLLKGEHIGLVGANGEGKSTFFNIVTGKLMPDEGKIEWAKNIRIGYLDQHSVLSQGMTIRDVLKSAFSWLFEMEERMNSICDSLGTASPEEMDALMEELGTIQDTLTMHDFYVIDAKVEEVARALGLLDIGLERDVTELSGGQRTKVLLGKLLLEKPDILLLDEPTNYLDEEHIEWLKRYLQDYENAFILISHDIPFLNSVINLIYHMENQELNRYVGDYDHFQEVYEVKKAQLEAAYRRQQQEISELKDFVARNKARVSTRNMAMSRQKKLDKMDVIELAADKPKPEFHFKYGRTPGKLIFETKDLVIGYTEPLSKPLSLTMERGNKIALVGANGIGKTTLLKSILGLTPALKGSRELGDNLQIGYFEQEVKGDNKTTCIEEIWAEFPSYTQYEVRSALAKCGLTTKHIESQVRVLSGGEQAKVRLCKLVNKETNILLLDEPTNHLDVDAKEALKQALIEYKGSILLICHEPEFYQDVVSQVWDCSKWTTKVL
- a CDS encoding Rqc2 family fibronectin-binding protein, whose translation is MAFDGVTIAAMVDELHKFLDGGRFNKIAQPEADELLITGKGALGQCRLLLSASASLPLIYFTEKNKVSPLTAPNFCMLLRKHIGSARIADIRQPGLERVVEFELEHLNELGDPCKKVLIMELMGKHSNIIFCDDKGMILDSIKHVSSHMSSVREVLPGREYFIPQTQDKLDPLTVSDEDFINTVCRKPCNISKALYSSLTGISPVVAEEVCFRASIDGSDAAQSLDETAQIHLYHTFCRLMDQVKERDFTPNIIYRGEEPVEYGVLPFQQYGPEYHSVKFDSVSAMLETYYATKNTLTRIHQKSSDLRRIVQTALERNRKKLNLQEKQMKDTAKKDKYKVYGELINTYGYGLEEGCTSFKALNYYTNEEITIPLDPTMTPAENSKKYFDKYGKLKRTEEALTEQIADTRSEIEHLESVSNALDIALAESDLAQIKEELMEYGYIKKHYDRKKGQKMQAKSKPFHYVTDDGYDIYVGKNNFQNDELTFKFATGNDWWFHAKKMAGSHVVVKSKDGELPDHIFEIAGGLAAYYSKGRTAPKVEIDYIQKKHVKKPAGSKPGFVVYYTNYSLMAEPSIKNVTEV
- a CDS encoding YicC/YloC family endoribonuclease, whose protein sequence is MIKSMTGFGRAEVVTDERKITIELKSVNHRYLDLSIKMPKKLSFLEGAIRNLMKTYIQRGKVDVYITCEDYTMNNGALKYNKELAGEYLTYLRQIQQDFGLDFDIKVSTLSRYPEVFVMEEQSVDEEALWNYLEPPLREACEKFVQTRIQEGRNLEKDLAEKLDGLEEKVLKVEERAPEVVSAYRAKLEAKVAELLEDTQIDENRIASEVILYSDKICNDEETVRLHSHIKNMKKMITTEKDGVGRKLDFMAQEMNREANTILSKSNDLETSDIAIDLKTEIEKIREQIQNVE
- a CDS encoding DUF370 domain-containing protein, which produces MAKLINIGFGNVVNSQKIVAVVSPDAAPVKRMVQSVKGTRSLIDATQGRKTKAVIVTSDDYLVLSALQPETIARRFAEIYDYEDRGEIHE
- the gmk gene encoding guanylate kinase, which gives rise to MSKGILVVVSGFSGAGKGTVMKRLLEKYDDYALSISVTTRNPRPGEEDGREYFFRKREEFEKLIQEDALIEYAQYVENYYGTPRSYVEEQLQAGRNVILEIEIQGAMKVKKKIPEALLVFVTPPTVEELERRLRDRGTETAQVIADRLARAGEEAKGMDQYDYILVNDTVEECVDHLHQIIVSEHSRASRNTEFIADIQQQTRAFQK
- the rpoZ gene encoding DNA-directed RNA polymerase subunit omega produces the protein MIHPSYTELIEAINTNNEDDDTTMSVNSRYSLVLATSKRARQLIAGAKPLVEGAAGKKPLSIAIDELYKGKVKILAPEEEIEEKAAAVETAEAPAEVTAEETVETAEDTATEEA
- the rimO gene encoding 30S ribosomal protein S12 methylthiotransferase RimO: MKLLFVSLGCDKNLVDSEEMLGLLTANGFEIVDDETRAEVIVVNTCCFINDAKEESVNTILEMAEYKKEGTCKVLIVTGCMAQRYKNEIIEEVPEVDAVLGTTSYGDILKAINEAMDGKHFQEFKDIDYLPEKLGKRVLTTGGHFGYLKIAEGCDKHCTYCIIPKLRGKFRSVPMERLVAQAQEMAEEGVKELILVAQETTVYGTDIYGKKSLHILLKELCKIKGIRWIRVLYCYPEEIYDELIQTMKEEKKICHYLDLPIQHASDRILKRMGRRTTQAELVAIVNKLRQEIPDIVLRTTLITGFPGETQEDHEELMGFVDEMEFDRLGVFTYSPEEDTPAADMPDQIPEEVKEERRDEIMELQQEISYDKGTDRIGQELMVMIEGKVADESAYIGRTYGDAPKVDGYIFVQTGELLMTGDFAKVRVTGALEYDLIGELADEYTE
- the pgsA gene encoding CDP-diacylglycerol--glycerol-3-phosphate 3-phosphatidyltransferase, translating into MNTPNKLTVARMILVPFLVLFMLTGWGGEANKYISLAIFVVASVTDWFDGKLARKYNLVTNFGKFMDPLADKLLVCSAMICFIELDKLPAWIVIIIIGREFIISGFRLIAAENGVVIAANYWGKFKTASQMVMIILLLADLGGIFDTLAQIFIWISLALTVISLITYIWQNKSVLSMQD
- a CDS encoding competence/damage-inducible protein A, yielding MITELISVGTEILLGNIVNTNSAYLSEKCAQLGLGLYYQTVVGDNPERMKQVIRTALDRSDVIILTGGLGPTEDDLTKEITAEVMGFELVEDLHSRELMEEYLKQYEKNNPQRRITKNNYKQAMVPKGCIVLDNHNGTAPGLIMEKKGKTAILLPGPPNEMKPMFEEAVFPYLRKKQPEIIYSQMVKISGIGESQVAEEIQDLIEKQTNPTIAPYAKTGEVHLRVTAKAEDEKKCRKLIKPVVKELKKRFGRNVFATEESKTLEEAVVDLLKENEMTLSLAESCTGGAVASRIVGVSGASEVLMCGFVTYTNRAKRKCLGVKKSTLHTEGAVSVKCAREMAKGGCKAAKTDVCLSVTGLAGPGGGTEEIPVGTVFMGCCCNGKTVVKEFHFTGNRSRIREQAAAQALTLIRDCVLDQTEENNR